A single Candoia aspera isolate rCanAsp1 chromosome 7, rCanAsp1.hap2, whole genome shotgun sequence DNA region contains:
- the PODXL gene encoding podocalyxin, with amino-acid sequence MLRGDPGRAPPAMRSALRLLLAGLLLLGSLPCRGAAAASPSSPPFSLTVQPVTTPSPSAVASTSVTSAKLAATTGALTSRKPTAPLISPAPLSPTSSGLSKTLAAGTSSSTPTPLPTGHGAPTVPSTPVAGKTTPRAPMPTLGSSPTSNTSLGGAASKDLTSTSSPSTSSLLPTSPSPSRPVGSTAKSPGPPAVPTSILAVPGIGRGSTTLQTVATAKETTSKDKISALTPTSVPGISKTPHRSLATTVPNTAGIPRSSTVESSSHSVPAPPDLKITPSTASMVTSVSPEHHVTSPSSGPNLTSVQAQTKIVCENTMPPQNHAIILILNESRPCNSMEGSSLKEALKEMLCRAVKPNFNQSRDECTVWLASDKEDPKKLAVVRVSVQTNSVDEELSEALAKQKTELEKLGVNNITRGGQPLDTEPTDHLSLPLIITIICMAASLLLVAAIYGCCHQRISQRKDQQRLTEELHTIENGYHDNPTLDVMETLSEMQEKKVNLNGELGDSWIVPMDSLTKDDLDEEEDTHL; translated from the exons GAGCTGCCGctgcttctccatcttctcctccatTCAGCCTGACCGTCCAACCCGTCACCACGCCTTCTCCTTCAGCTGTAGCATCGACCAGCGTTACCTCCGCGAAGCTTGCTGCAACAACGGGGGCGCTGACTAGTCGGAAACCCACAGCCCCACTGATCTCTCCCGCCCCACTTTCTCCAACTTCGTCGGGGCTGTCCAAGACGCTTGCAGCGGGGACCTCTTCCAGCACCCCCACTCCTTTGCCAACGGGGCATGGAGCACCTACTGTCCCCAGCACCCCAGTGGCAGGCAAAACGACCCCACGGGCCCCAATGCCGACTCTGGGGTCGTCTCCCACAAGCAACACCTCTTTGGGGGGGGCTGCTTCAAAAGACCTCACCTCCACCAGCAGTCCGTCCACGTCGAGCCTCCTCCCGACCTCGCCTTCCCCCTCCAGGCCTGTCGGGTCCACAG CGAAAAGCCCAGGGCCACCAGCTGTCCCTACGAGCATTCTTGCCGTGCCTGGAATTGGCAGGGGCTCTACAACCTTGCAAACGGTTGCAACGGCAAAAGAGACAACGAGCAAAGATAAAATATCGGCGTTGACCCCCACGTCGGTGCCAGGGATTTCTAAGACACCCCATAGATCGCTGGCAACCACAGTGCCCAACACTGCAGGGATACCCAGGAGCTCCACCGTTGAGTCCTCGAGTCACAGTGTTCCAGCCCCCCCAGACTTGAAGATTACGCCCTCAACTGCCTCCATGGTGACCTCAGTATCTCCAGAGCATCACGTCACATCTCCTTCCAGCGGGCCAAACCTCACTTCAGTGCAAGCCCAGACTAAG attGTTTGTGAGAATACGATGCCCCCCCAAAACCACGCGATCATTCTGATCTTAAACGAGTCAAGGCCTTGT AACAGCATGGAGGGAAGTTCACTGAAAGAGGCTCTTAAGGAGATGCTCTGCAGAGCGGTGAAGCCCAACTTCAACCAGAGCCGGGATGAGTGTACGGTGTGGCTGGCCTCCGATAAAGAGGATCCCAAGAAACTAGCTGTTGTCCGGGTATCTGTGCAAA caAACTCTGTGGATGAGGAACTATCTGAAGCTCTGGCTAAACAGAAGACAGAATTGGAGAAG CTTGGAGTTAACAACATCACCCGTGGTGGCCAACCCCTGGACACTGAGCCCACGGACCATCTCAGCCTCCCTCTGATTATCACCATCATCTGCATGGCAGCTTCTCTGCTCCTTGTAGCGGCCATCTATGGCTGCTGTCACCAACGTATTTCTCAGAGGAAGGACCAG CAGCGCCTGACGGAAGAGCTTCACACCATCGAGAATGGCTATCACGATAACCCCACCTTGGATGTTATGGAGACCTTATCTGAGATGCAGGAAAAAAAGGTCAACTTGAACGGGGAGCTCGGAGACAGCTGGATCGTCCCCATGGACAGCCTCACGAAGGACGATCTGGATGAGGAAGAAGACACACatttataa